From Catharus ustulatus isolate bCatUst1 chromosome 24, bCatUst1.pri.v2, whole genome shotgun sequence, the proteins below share one genomic window:
- the LOC117006937 gene encoding ceramide-1-phosphate transfer protein produces MAAAAAFSLREVLDAFRGCVTEQREVLLEPYLSGWRGLIRFLQSLGTVFSFISKDAVAKVTLLEELCHQHRFVSVQRMVQQELAAGPAALRAQPGSGCRTLLRLHRALRWLQLFLQGLRSGDSRTSVLCTDAYNASLAQHHPWLIRKAATVAFCALPSRDAFLDIMNVGPPEEAVAMLGEAIPYISDVYSITQELFEKNDLLDLP; encoded by the exons atggcggcggcggccgcgtTCAGCCTGAGGGAGGTTCTGGACGCGTTCCGCGGGTGCGTGACGGAGCAGcgggaggtgctgctggagccttaCCTGAGCGGCTGGAGGGGGCTCATCCG ATTCCTCCAGAGCTTGGGCACCGTCTTCTCCTTCATCTCCAAGGACGCCGTGGCCAAGGTGACCCTGCTGGAGGAGCTTTGCCACCAGCACCGTTTCGTGTCGGTGCAGCGCatggtgcagcaggagctggcggCGGGACCCGCAGCGCTGCGGGCTCAGCCCGGCTCCGGCTGCCGCACCCTGCTGCGGCTGCACCGCGCCCTGCgctggctgcagctcttcctgcagggGCTGCGCTCGGGGGATTCGCGCACCTCCGTGCTCTGCACCGACGCTTACAACGCTTCTCTGGCTCAGCATCACCCCTGGCTGATCCGCAAAGCCGCCACCGTGGCGTTCTGCGCGCTGCCGTCCCGCGATGCTTTCCTGGACATCATGAACGTGGGGCCGCCCGAGGAGGCTGTGGCCATGCTGGGGGAGGCCATCCCCTACATCAGCGATGTTTACAGCATCACCCAGGAGCTCTTCGAGAAGAACGACCTGCTCGACCTGCCCTGA